In the Streptomyces sp. cg36 genome, one interval contains:
- a CDS encoding MaoC family dehydratase, with amino-acid sequence MQFGRTYEEFTVGAVYKHWPGKTVTEYDDHLFCLLTMNHHPLHLDANYAENTTDFGKNVVVGNYIYSLLLGMSVPDVSGKAIANLEIESLRHVAPTFHGDTIYGETTVLDKTPSKSKSDRGIVYVETKGYKQDGTLVCVFRRKVMVPTETYIKERGGEQPGRPAVSHHRPQSTPLQGGGADSQPKSQEK; translated from the coding sequence ATGCAGTTCGGCCGCACCTACGAAGAGTTCACCGTCGGGGCCGTGTACAAGCACTGGCCCGGGAAGACGGTCACCGAGTACGACGACCACCTGTTCTGTCTGCTCACCATGAACCACCACCCGCTCCACCTGGACGCCAACTACGCCGAGAACACCACCGACTTCGGCAAGAACGTGGTGGTGGGCAACTACATCTACTCGCTGCTGCTGGGCATGAGCGTCCCGGACGTGTCCGGGAAGGCCATCGCCAACCTGGAGATCGAGTCGCTGCGGCACGTGGCGCCGACCTTCCACGGCGACACGATCTACGGCGAGACGACGGTCCTGGACAAGACGCCCTCGAAGTCGAAGAGCGACCGCGGGATCGTGTACGTCGAGACCAAGGGCTACAAGCAGGACGGCACCCTCGTCTGCGTCTTCCGGCGCAAGGTGATGGTCCCCACCGAGACGTACATCAAGGAGCGCGGCGGCGAGCAGCCCGGCCGCCCGGCCGTCTCCCACCACCGCCCTCAATCGACGCCCCTTCAGGGCGGCGGCGCCGATTCGCAGCCCAAGTCGCAGGAGAAGTAG
- a CDS encoding NUDIX domain-containing protein — MTTDDYARYIAGLPRVLAAAAMLLRDERGRVLLVEPNYREGWALPGGTVESDHGESPRGAARRETLEEIGLDLAPGRLLAVDWVPGAGRPPLAAYLYDGGVLGEGRLKEIRLQEEELLSWRLVPREEITRYLLGGLGHRVLAALDVLAMNAGTVELEGGRPVG, encoded by the coding sequence GTGACGACCGATGACTACGCGCGCTACATCGCCGGCCTGCCCCGCGTCCTCGCCGCCGCCGCGATGCTCCTGCGCGACGAACGGGGCCGGGTGCTCCTCGTCGAGCCGAACTACCGGGAGGGCTGGGCGCTGCCCGGCGGGACGGTGGAGTCCGACCACGGCGAGTCGCCGCGCGGGGCCGCCCGCCGCGAGACCCTGGAGGAGATCGGGCTGGACCTCGCGCCGGGACGGCTGCTGGCGGTCGACTGGGTGCCGGGCGCGGGCCGCCCGCCGCTGGCCGCCTACCTGTACGACGGGGGCGTGCTCGGCGAGGGGCGGCTCAAGGAGATCCGCCTCCAGGAGGAGGAGCTGCTGTCCTGGCGGCTGGTGCCGCGCGAGGAGATCACCCGGTACCTGCTGGGCGGGCTCGGCCACCGCGTCCTCGCCGCGCTCGACGTGCTGGCGATGAACGCGGGCACGGTGGAGCTGGAGGGCGGGCGCCCGGTGGGCTGA
- a CDS encoding phosphatidylserine decarboxylase, protein MPHSQTSAPRDGFLQGRLARGASPWLLPTVATAALSLARARRSGAAKAVAVPATALAAGMLWFFRDPEREIATGRVISPADGVVQSIMPWKDGRTRVAIFMSPLNVHVNRAPLAGTVTSVEHVPGGFVPAFNKESENNERVVWHFDTELGDIEMVQIAGAVARRIVPYIPQGTKVEQGERIGLIRFGSRVDIYLPEGVEVAVEVGQKTTAGVTRIDRD, encoded by the coding sequence ATGCCCCACAGCCAAACCTCTGCACCTCGCGACGGTTTCCTCCAGGGACGTCTTGCCCGCGGAGCATCGCCGTGGCTTCTGCCGACCGTCGCCACCGCAGCCCTCAGCCTCGCCCGCGCGCGCCGCTCCGGCGCCGCCAAGGCCGTGGCCGTACCCGCCACCGCGCTCGCGGCGGGCATGCTGTGGTTCTTCCGCGACCCCGAGCGCGAGATCGCTACCGGGCGGGTCATCTCCCCCGCCGACGGCGTGGTGCAGAGCATCATGCCGTGGAAGGACGGACGCACCCGCGTCGCGATCTTCATGAGCCCGCTGAACGTCCACGTCAACCGCGCGCCCCTGGCCGGCACGGTGACGTCCGTCGAGCACGTGCCCGGCGGGTTCGTTCCGGCGTTCAACAAGGAGAGCGAGAACAACGAGCGCGTTGTCTGGCACTTCGACACCGAGCTCGGCGACATCGAGATGGTGCAGATCGCGGGTGCGGTGGCGCGGCGGATCGTCCCCTACATCCCCCAGGGCACCAAGGTGGAGCAGGGCGAGCGCATCGGTCTCATCCGGTTCGGCTCCCGCGTCGACATCTACCTTCCGGAGGGGGTCGAGGTCGCCGTCGAGGTCGGCCAGAAGACCACTGCGGGGGTGACTCGAATTGACCGTGATTGA
- a CDS encoding glycerate kinase: MTDGAVLETARVLVAADKFKGSLTAVQVAERVTAGLRRVVPGLPVETLPVADGGDGTVAAAIAAGFDRREARVTGPLGTPVAAAFAVRDGVAVVEMAEASGLQHLPAGVFAPLTATTYGSGELLLAALDAGARTIVFGVGGSATTDGGAGMLAALGARFLDAAGEPVAPGGGPLAALATADLSGLDPRFASVDLVLASDVDNPLTGPKGAPAVYGPQKGATPEDVAALDLALGHFAEVLEASLGAPAAEAALAPGAGAAGGIGYGALVALGARFRPGIEVMLDVLGFAPALARATLVITGEGSLDEQTLHGKAPAGVAAAARAAGIEVVAVCGRLALAPSALGAAGIRRAYALTDLEPDPARCMAGAGPLLERTAERIARDFLS; encoded by the coding sequence GTGACGGACGGAGCAGTTTTGGAGACCGCCCGCGTGCTCGTCGCGGCGGACAAGTTCAAGGGCTCGCTCACGGCCGTACAGGTCGCGGAGCGGGTGACGGCCGGGCTGCGACGGGTCGTCCCCGGTCTGCCGGTGGAGACCCTGCCGGTCGCCGACGGCGGCGACGGCACGGTCGCGGCGGCGATCGCGGCCGGGTTCGACCGCCGGGAGGCCCGGGTCACCGGCCCGCTCGGCACCCCGGTCGCCGCGGCCTTCGCGGTACGGGACGGGGTCGCCGTGGTGGAGATGGCGGAGGCGTCCGGCCTCCAGCACCTGCCCGCGGGCGTCTTCGCCCCGCTGACCGCCACCACGTACGGCTCCGGCGAGCTGCTGCTGGCCGCGCTGGACGCGGGGGCGCGCACGATCGTGTTCGGGGTGGGCGGCAGCGCCACCACCGACGGCGGCGCGGGCATGCTCGCGGCGCTGGGCGCGCGCTTCCTGGACGCGGCGGGCGAGCCCGTGGCGCCCGGCGGCGGCCCGCTGGCGGCGCTGGCGACGGCGGACCTCTCCGGCCTCGACCCCCGGTTCGCCTCGGTCGACCTGGTGCTCGCCAGCGACGTGGACAACCCGCTGACCGGGCCCAAGGGCGCGCCGGCGGTGTACGGGCCGCAGAAGGGCGCCACGCCCGAGGACGTGGCCGCCCTCGACCTCGCCCTCGGCCACTTCGCCGAGGTCCTGGAGGCGTCCCTGGGCGCCCCGGCCGCCGAGGCCGCCCTCGCCCCGGGCGCGGGCGCGGCGGGCGGCATCGGCTACGGCGCCCTGGTGGCCCTGGGCGCGCGGTTCCGGCCCGGCATCGAGGTCATGCTGGACGTGCTGGGCTTCGCGCCCGCGCTGGCCCGGGCGACGCTGGTGATCACCGGTGAGGGGTCGCTGGACGAGCAGACCCTGCACGGCAAGGCGCCGGCGGGCGTGGCCGCGGCGGCGCGCGCGGCCGGCATCGAGGTCGTCGCGGTCTGCGGCCGTCTCGCGCTGGCGCCGTCGGCGCTGGGGGCGGCCGGAATCCGCCGCGCGTACGCCCTTACGGACCTGGAGCCCGATCCCGCCCGTTGCATGGCCGGGGCGGGGCCGCTGCTGGAGCGCACGGCGGAGAGGATCGCCCGCGACTTCCTGTCCTGA
- the pssA gene encoding CDP-diacylglycerol--serine O-phosphatidyltransferase, protein MPGADADDDAEEMPLSLRLSIADTLTLGNATCGFMAVYFTTTGILIPHLSGSAETGMARHSAATAVILMLLAAIFDLCDGLVARKLRSSPMGAELDNLSDLISFGLAPAYFVLVYGMVADDAHQRVAAVAAITVLLAVVLRLARFSCVTMKDGMFQGMPSPFGALTVVSIVLLELPFVPTLLAVIGVAWLMVSRVEYPKPRGILAVAMLSWIVGAMGMLAAWAFDAPGGQLLLQTGCVLQVVLGAVIPLFATARRVNSIRDNRREARAAQP, encoded by the coding sequence GTGCCGGGCGCGGACGCCGACGACGACGCGGAGGAGATGCCCCTCTCCCTGCGGCTGTCGATAGCGGACACCCTCACGCTCGGCAACGCGACCTGCGGATTCATGGCGGTGTACTTCACCACCACCGGGATCCTCATCCCGCACCTGTCGGGCAGCGCCGAGACCGGCATGGCGCGGCACTCCGCCGCGACCGCCGTGATCCTGATGCTGCTCGCGGCGATCTTCGACCTCTGCGACGGCCTGGTCGCGCGGAAGCTGCGGAGCTCGCCGATGGGCGCCGAGCTGGACAACCTCTCGGACCTGATCAGCTTCGGGCTGGCCCCGGCGTACTTCGTGCTCGTGTACGGCATGGTCGCCGACGACGCCCACCAGCGCGTCGCGGCCGTGGCGGCGATCACGGTGCTGCTGGCGGTGGTGCTCAGACTCGCGCGGTTCTCCTGCGTGACGATGAAGGACGGCATGTTCCAGGGCATGCCGAGCCCCTTCGGTGCGCTGACCGTCGTCTCGATCGTGCTCCTTGAGCTGCCGTTCGTGCCGACGCTGCTCGCCGTCATAGGAGTGGCGTGGCTGATGGTCAGCCGGGTCGAGTACCCCAAGCCGCGGGGCATCCTCGCGGTGGCCATGCTCAGCTGGATCGTCGGGGCGATGGGGATGCTGGCGGCCTGGGCGTTCGACGCGCCGGGCGGGCAGCTGCTGCTCCAGACGGGCTGTGTGCTGCAGGTCGTGCTGGGTGCGGTGATTCCGCTGTTCGCCACGGCTCGCCGGGTGAACAGCATCCGCGACAACCGCCGCGAGGCGCGGGCGGCACAGCCGTAG
- a CDS encoding BCCT family transporter, with the protein MSTDSIDHSGPGDPPAATQDPAPDLTVVAIGVGAVAAVVAWAALGKDSFDSASSTALAWVLANFAWLFVIAADTFLVLCVVLAISRYGRIRLGADDSEPEFTNLAWIAMMFSAGMGIGLMFYGVGEPLTHYLAPPPASGAAPRTGDAARVALEYSFFHWTLTPWAIYGMAGLALAYSGFRKARGNRLSAAFTPLIGARRADGWPGRCIDLLAVFATVFGTATSLGLGALQVSKGLNITAGVDDSTATELIIIASLSAAFVLSAFSGLHKGVKWLSTLNIVLAAALMLFVFLLGPTVYVLDTVPASVGGYLHELLPMASRTGAFTDRVWLGAWTIFYWAWWLSWAPFVGTFIARISRGRTVREFLIGVLLVPSGATVLWFCVMGGTAIRLDSTGTADLAAKVKDGAEASLFAMLDALPIGTVTSYLAMALVMTYFITSADSASLVMGSLTSRGALHPPTWLVVLWGVLMAGVAAVLLVAGGLQSLQTATILVALPFVVVMLGLCWALLKELREDPGAGPARGHALHGVRDAVRAMVGDALTEQGPARHHRLRRAAKSRTGEDGSGTPEA; encoded by the coding sequence ATGAGCACGGATTCGATCGATCATTCCGGCCCCGGCGACCCGCCCGCCGCCACGCAGGACCCGGCCCCCGACCTGACCGTCGTGGCGATCGGGGTGGGCGCGGTGGCGGCGGTGGTCGCCTGGGCCGCGCTCGGCAAGGACTCCTTCGACAGCGCCTCCAGCACCGCCCTGGCCTGGGTGCTCGCCAATTTCGCCTGGCTGTTCGTGATCGCCGCCGACACCTTCCTGGTGCTCTGCGTGGTCCTGGCGATCAGCCGGTACGGGCGGATCAGGCTCGGCGCCGACGACTCCGAGCCCGAGTTCACCAACCTCGCGTGGATCGCGATGATGTTCAGCGCGGGCATGGGCATCGGCCTGATGTTCTACGGGGTGGGCGAGCCGCTCACCCACTATCTGGCCCCGCCGCCCGCGAGCGGCGCGGCCCCCCGCACCGGCGACGCGGCCCGGGTGGCGCTGGAGTACTCGTTCTTCCACTGGACGCTCACCCCCTGGGCGATCTACGGCATGGCGGGCCTGGCCCTCGCGTACTCGGGCTTCCGCAAGGCGCGCGGCAACCGGCTCTCCGCCGCGTTCACCCCGCTGATCGGGGCCCGGCGCGCCGACGGCTGGCCGGGGCGCTGCATCGACCTGCTCGCGGTCTTCGCGACCGTCTTCGGCACCGCGACCAGCCTGGGCCTGGGCGCGCTCCAGGTCTCCAAGGGCCTGAACATCACGGCGGGCGTCGACGACTCCACGGCCACCGAGCTGATCATCATCGCCTCGCTCTCCGCCGCCTTCGTGCTGTCCGCGTTCTCCGGGCTGCACAAGGGCGTGAAGTGGCTGTCCACGCTGAACATCGTGCTCGCCGCCGCCCTGATGCTCTTCGTCTTCCTGCTCGGCCCGACCGTGTACGTACTGGACACGGTCCCCGCCTCCGTCGGCGGCTATCTGCACGAGCTGCTGCCGATGGCCAGCCGCACCGGCGCCTTCACCGACCGCGTCTGGCTCGGCGCCTGGACGATCTTCTACTGGGCGTGGTGGCTGTCCTGGGCCCCGTTCGTGGGCACCTTCATCGCCCGCATCTCGCGCGGCCGGACCGTCCGGGAGTTCCTGATCGGGGTGCTGCTCGTGCCGAGCGGGGCGACCGTGCTGTGGTTCTGCGTGATGGGCGGGACCGCGATCCGGCTGGACTCCACCGGCACGGCGGACCTCGCGGCCAAGGTGAAGGACGGCGCCGAAGCCTCCCTCTTCGCGATGCTGGACGCGCTCCCGATCGGCACGGTCACCTCGTACCTGGCGATGGCGCTGGTCATGACGTACTTCATCACCAGCGCCGACTCGGCCTCGCTGGTGATGGGCTCGCTCACCAGCCGGGGCGCGCTGCACCCGCCGACCTGGCTGGTGGTCCTGTGGGGCGTGCTGATGGCCGGGGTGGCGGCGGTGCTGCTGGTCGCGGGCGGCCTCCAGTCGCTCCAGACCGCGACGATCCTGGTGGCGCTGCCGTTCGTGGTGGTGATGCTCGGGCTGTGCTGGGCGCTCCTGAAGGAGCTGCGCGAGGACCCGGGCGCGGGCCCCGCGCGCGGTCACGCGCTGCACGGGGTGCGCGACGCGGTGCGGGCGATGGTGGGCGACGCGCTCACCGAGCAGGGCCCGGCCCGCCACCACCGGCTGCGGCGGGCCGCCAAGTCCCGTACGGGGGAAGACGGTTCGGGCACGCCGGAGGCATGA
- a CDS encoding acyl-CoA dehydrogenase family protein, with protein sequence MARLAQTAGLTDVQQEILATVRDFVDKEIIPVATRLEHEDEYPTQIVEGLKELGLFGLMIPEEYGGLGESLLTYALCVEEIARGWMSVSGIINTHFIVAYMLKQHGTQEQKDTFLPRMALGEVRGAFSMSEPALGSDVSAITSKGVRDGDEYVLNGQKMWLTNGGTSSLVAVLCRSDEGHPEGTAPHKSMTTFLVEKEPGFGEVRPGLTIPGKIDKMGYKGVDTTELVMDGLRIPADRVLGGVTGRGFYQMMDGVEVGRVNVAARGCGVAQRAFELGVSYAQQRHTFGKAIAQHQAIQFKLAEMATKVEAAHAMMVNAARKKDSGERNDLEAGMAKYLASEYCKEVVEDAFRIHGGYGFSKEYEIERLYREAPMLLIGEGTAEIQKMIIGRRLLEEYRFQG encoded by the coding sequence ATGGCCCGTCTCGCCCAGACCGCCGGTCTGACCGACGTCCAGCAGGAAATCCTGGCCACCGTCCGGGACTTCGTCGACAAGGAGATCATCCCGGTCGCGACCCGGCTGGAGCACGAGGACGAGTACCCGACGCAGATCGTCGAGGGGCTCAAGGAGCTCGGCCTGTTCGGGCTGATGATCCCGGAGGAGTACGGCGGCCTGGGCGAGTCGCTCCTGACGTACGCGCTGTGCGTCGAGGAGATCGCGCGCGGCTGGATGTCCGTCTCCGGCATCATCAACACGCACTTCATCGTGGCGTACATGCTCAAGCAGCACGGCACCCAGGAGCAGAAGGACACCTTCCTGCCCCGGATGGCGCTGGGCGAGGTGCGCGGCGCGTTCTCGATGTCGGAGCCCGCGCTGGGCTCGGACGTGTCGGCGATCACGTCCAAGGGCGTCAGGGACGGCGACGAGTACGTCCTGAACGGCCAGAAGATGTGGCTGACCAATGGCGGAACGTCATCGCTCGTGGCCGTTCTGTGCCGGAGTGACGAAGGACACCCCGAGGGGACCGCGCCCCACAAGTCGATGACGACCTTCCTGGTGGAGAAGGAGCCCGGCTTCGGCGAGGTCCGGCCCGGCCTGACCATCCCGGGCAAGATCGACAAGATGGGCTACAAGGGCGTCGACACGACCGAACTGGTCATGGACGGACTGCGCATTCCGGCCGATCGCGTGCTCGGCGGGGTCACCGGCCGAGGGTTTTACCAAATGATGGACGGCGTGGAGGTCGGACGCGTCAACGTCGCGGCCCGTGGCTGCGGCGTCGCTCAGCGTGCATTTGAGCTGGGTGTCTCCTATGCCCAACAACGTCATACTTTCGGCAAGGCGATCGCCCAGCACCAGGCGATTCAGTTCAAGCTGGCCGAGATGGCTACCAAGGTCGAGGCCGCTCATGCCATGATGGTCAACGCAGCACGCAAAAAGGACTCGGGAGAACGAAACGACCTCGAAGCGGGGATGGCGAAGTACCTCGCCTCCGAATACTGCAAGGAGGTCGTGGAGGACGCCTTCCGCATCCACGGCGGCTACGGCTTCTCCAAGGAGTACGAGATCGAGCGCCTGTACCGCGAGGCGCCGATGCTGCTCATCGGTGAAGGTACCGCCGAGATCCAAAAAATGATCATTGGGCGTCGGCTTCTCGAAGAGTACCGATTCCAGGGTTGA
- a CDS encoding CU044_2847 family protein — protein MPPYDFMEFALADGARVRVELAPVGEPEPAAEAEGAVAPDLPGGVGGVTPVGRGARVSALATDALRAVLSPLGPVLQQVHDSVRTIPDPPDSLSVAFGLQIGQDLKLGIVGANGQASMTVSATWQLRPGGN, from the coding sequence GTGCCGCCATACGACTTCATGGAATTCGCCCTGGCCGACGGCGCCCGGGTCAGAGTCGAGCTCGCCCCCGTCGGCGAGCCGGAACCCGCCGCCGAGGCGGAGGGCGCAGTCGCACCCGATCTGCCGGGCGGGGTCGGCGGGGTCACGCCCGTCGGACGCGGCGCGCGCGTCTCCGCGCTCGCCACCGACGCCCTGCGGGCCGTGCTGAGCCCGCTGGGGCCCGTCCTCCAGCAGGTGCACGACTCGGTGCGGACCATCCCCGACCCGCCCGACTCGCTCTCCGTCGCCTTCGGCCTCCAGATCGGCCAGGACCTCAAGCTCGGCATCGTGGGGGCCAACGGGCAGGCGAGCATGACCGTGTCGGCCACCTGGCAGCTGCGGCCCGGCGGCAACTGA